In the genome of Nocardia sp. NBC_00416, one region contains:
- a CDS encoding 2-hydroxyacyl-CoA dehydratase family protein, producing the protein MSAAQAPTGRLAAATAATAYQKTWFARMRAEVAAGAPLALVNADAPQEILRAMGIPYVVNQWWASVVAAKRLGPQSLESISAQGYPDDSYQYDAIGLGSMDLPEDRAPWGGLPRPDFVIAECSGDATRKVFDLWARHPDTEFFAFERSSATTAPDNWWDIVPHHWEQAYATDRLDLMTSENWQLVEFLTERTGRSFDIGRLAAVMDLVNEQAEWNRRTRDLIAASRPTPVSINDSIPAVMIPQWHRGSEWARDAARALYREVEQAVRAGRTICPGERVRLMWIGRGLWFDLDLYKRFQDDYGAVFVWSMYLAIAADGYLRYGADPMRTLAARFTGFTDQLYTPPWSSQWYVKEALAHGIDGVVHLVADDVPGGTFTTAALEQAGIPVLEINASNADSRGDTAAVVERSIRDFLERRVTA; encoded by the coding sequence ATGAGCGCAGCGCAGGCACCGACGGGCCGGCTCGCCGCGGCGACAGCGGCGACCGCATACCAGAAGACGTGGTTCGCCCGGATGCGCGCCGAGGTGGCCGCCGGCGCCCCGCTGGCGTTGGTCAACGCGGACGCGCCGCAGGAAATATTGCGGGCGATGGGCATTCCCTATGTGGTCAACCAATGGTGGGCGTCCGTCGTGGCCGCCAAGCGCCTGGGCCCGCAGAGTCTGGAAAGTATTTCCGCACAGGGTTATCCGGACGACTCGTATCAGTACGACGCGATCGGACTGGGGTCGATGGATCTGCCCGAGGATCGGGCGCCCTGGGGCGGATTGCCGCGTCCGGATTTCGTGATCGCCGAATGCAGCGGGGACGCGACCCGGAAGGTATTCGACCTGTGGGCGCGACATCCCGATACCGAATTCTTCGCCTTCGAGCGCTCCTCGGCGACCACCGCGCCCGACAACTGGTGGGACATCGTTCCGCACCACTGGGAGCAGGCCTACGCAACCGATCGCCTCGACTTGATGACGAGTGAGAACTGGCAACTGGTCGAGTTCCTCACCGAACGGACGGGCCGGTCGTTCGATATCGGCCGGCTGGCGGCAGTGATGGATCTGGTCAACGAGCAGGCCGAATGGAACCGGCGCACCCGGGACCTGATCGCCGCGTCACGACCCACACCGGTATCGATCAACGACAGTATTCCCGCCGTGATGATCCCGCAGTGGCATCGCGGCAGCGAGTGGGCCCGGGACGCGGCCCGCGCGCTGTACCGGGAAGTGGAGCAGGCAGTGCGCGCGGGACGAACGATCTGCCCCGGCGAGCGGGTGCGGTTGATGTGGATCGGGCGCGGATTGTGGTTCGACCTCGACCTGTACAAACGGTTCCAGGACGACTACGGGGCGGTGTTCGTGTGGTCGATGTACCTGGCGATCGCCGCCGACGGATACCTGCGATACGGCGCGGATCCGATGCGCACCCTCGCGGCCCGATTCACGGGTTTCACCGATCAGCTCTACACGCCGCCCTGGTCGTCCCAGTGGTACGTCAAAGAGGCCCTCGCCCACGGTATCGACGGCGTCGTGCACCTGGTCGCCGACGATGTCCCCGGCGGGACCTTCACCACGGCGGCGCTGGAGCAGGCGGGTATTCCGGTACTCGAGATCAATGCCAGCAACGCCGACTCGCGCGGAGACACCGCGGCCGTGGTGGAGCGTTCGATCAGGGACTTCCTGGAACGGCGGGTCACGGCCTGA
- a CDS encoding cytochrome P450, which yields MTTSDSLDDATTSHPATAAERPDDFDPGRTDDPDEIHALYKNLRSRCPVAHTSAHGGFWALTRYADVAAAAADSRRFISSVRAVVPSDPRGLRRPPLNFDAPDHTPYRRALDRTLQRRRLERLEPAVREHARREIGRMLGAGGGDLAAEFGTLLPAWATSEWLNLAPDIAPVLAETSAAWVAAWRTADRRTVNTMSERMYDIARELVADRGRRPLEPEQDPASSLLAERLDGEPLDPEQIVAALRQSLVVGMVAPPIILGAVCHHLSDHRNLQDALRAHPEDIPAAVEEFVRLYTPYRGFARTVREELVIHDRTIRPEEPVTLVYASANRDPEVFPDPDEFRLNRPNIHQHLGFGRGRHQCAGMPLARMILRVGLQELLAATADIVTQRVPGGAAMPELGPTSVPARLVARSG from the coding sequence ATGACAACCTCCGATTCACTCGACGACGCGACGACGAGTCACCCCGCGACCGCCGCGGAGCGACCGGACGATTTCGACCCGGGCCGCACCGACGACCCCGATGAGATACACGCCCTCTACAAGAATCTCCGGTCCCGCTGCCCCGTCGCGCACACCAGCGCACACGGCGGATTCTGGGCACTGACCCGGTATGCCGACGTCGCGGCCGCGGCCGCGGACTCGCGCCGGTTCATCTCCTCGGTCCGGGCCGTCGTGCCCAGCGATCCGCGCGGCCTGCGCAGACCGCCCCTGAATTTCGATGCGCCGGATCACACGCCCTATCGCCGCGCCCTGGACCGCACCCTGCAACGGCGCCGGCTCGAACGACTCGAGCCGGCAGTCCGCGAACACGCCCGTCGCGAAATAGGCCGCATGCTCGGCGCCGGGGGCGGTGACCTCGCCGCCGAATTCGGCACCTTGCTGCCGGCGTGGGCGACGAGCGAGTGGTTGAATCTCGCGCCCGATATCGCACCCGTACTGGCCGAGACATCGGCGGCGTGGGTGGCCGCATGGCGGACCGCCGACCGCCGGACCGTGAACACCATGAGCGAGCGAATGTACGACATCGCACGCGAACTGGTCGCCGATCGCGGCCGGCGGCCACTCGAACCCGAGCAGGATCCCGCCAGTTCCCTGCTCGCGGAACGCCTCGACGGCGAGCCGCTGGATCCCGAGCAGATCGTCGCGGCGCTGCGCCAGAGCCTGGTCGTCGGCATGGTCGCGCCGCCGATCATCCTGGGCGCGGTCTGCCATCATCTCTCGGATCACCGGAACCTGCAGGACGCGTTGCGCGCGCATCCCGAGGACATACCCGCCGCCGTAGAGGAATTCGTCCGTCTCTACACCCCCTATCGCGGTTTCGCGCGGACCGTGCGCGAGGAGCTGGTGATACACGACCGCACGATCCGCCCGGAGGAACCGGTCACACTGGTGTACGCCTCGGCGAACCGCGATCCGGAGGTGTTCCCCGACCCGGACGAATTCCGCCTGAACCGGCCGAACATCCACCAGCACCTCGGATTCGGGCGCGGCCGCCACCAGTGCGCCGGGATGCCCCTGGCGCGGATGATCCTGCGGGTGGGGCTGCAGGAGCTGCTCGCCGCCACCGCGGACATCGTGACCCAGCGCGTACCGGGCGGGGCCGCCATGCCGGAGCTCGGCCCCACCTCGGTTCCCGCGCGGTTGGTAGCCCGCTCCGGGTGA
- a CDS encoding PaaX family transcriptional regulator, with the protein MTALANEDVPAGGQQHSQRLLATLLGDYWFWRTEHIPSAALVELLGEFGLAEPAARAAIRRSAARGLVVAAKNGRTTSYGVPRMGHELIVRHLTRLMRFGAGDRVWDGRWTLVMFSLPEEHREDRRTLRTKLRWLGLAPLYDGVWVTPWDLGAQVLEVLAELDVGAATVGRAELAPELPVGGHPLQAWDLSELRMLYDGFLERYEPLRERVLAGAVDPAEALVTRTKIMTEWRQFPGADPELPAAILPRDWPMPAARACFVQVYDGLGAPAERRFSELLGQHAPELAGFAAHRTSDDIRRGEPVTDERWRRQDRNGWAGPLGQGDPDNRWR; encoded by the coding sequence ATGACCGCGCTCGCGAACGAGGACGTGCCCGCCGGCGGGCAGCAACACAGCCAGCGCCTGCTGGCCACCTTGCTGGGCGACTACTGGTTCTGGCGTACCGAGCACATCCCGTCGGCGGCTCTGGTCGAGTTGCTGGGCGAGTTCGGGCTCGCCGAACCGGCGGCCCGGGCAGCGATCCGGCGATCGGCCGCGCGCGGGCTGGTGGTGGCGGCGAAGAACGGACGGACGACCTCCTACGGTGTGCCCCGGATGGGCCATGAGCTGATCGTCCGCCATCTCACCCGCCTGATGCGGTTCGGCGCCGGGGACCGAGTGTGGGACGGCCGTTGGACCCTGGTGATGTTCTCGCTGCCGGAAGAACACCGGGAGGACCGTCGCACCCTCCGGACCAAGCTGCGGTGGCTGGGGCTCGCTCCGCTCTACGACGGCGTGTGGGTCACGCCCTGGGATCTCGGAGCGCAGGTGCTGGAGGTTCTGGCGGAGCTGGATGTCGGGGCCGCCACCGTCGGTCGTGCGGAACTCGCGCCGGAACTCCCCGTGGGCGGGCACCCGCTGCAGGCGTGGGACCTGAGCGAATTGCGGATGCTGTACGACGGGTTCCTCGAACGTTATGAGCCACTACGGGAACGGGTCCTGGCGGGCGCGGTGGATCCGGCCGAAGCGCTGGTCACCCGCACCAAGATCATGACCGAATGGCGTCAGTTCCCCGGTGCCGACCCGGAGCTGCCCGCGGCGATACTGCCGCGGGACTGGCCGATGCCGGCGGCCCGGGCCTGTTTCGTGCAGGTCTACGACGGTCTGGGCGCCCCGGCCGAGCGGCGATTCAGCGAACTCCTCGGACAGCACGCTCCCGAGCTGGCCGGGTTCGCGGCACATCGGACGAGCGACGATATCCGGCGGGGCGAGCCGGTTACCGATGAGCGGTGGCGCCGGCAGGACCGCAACGGCTGGGCCGGCCCGTTGGGGCAGGGCGATCCGGACAACCGCTGGAGATAG
- a CDS encoding MFS transporter: MPSLFPRPLRRRNFVLYFTGQITSNTGVWFQNLALSLWIVETTESARALSLVTVCQFAPILLLSGPAGAVADRFRARPVLLATAALSALCASALAFAAGTDGGRLPVLLGIVAVGGVVQAFERTVGQAFLFELVGAQELGAAVSLNTVAMSAARSIGPGLAGIAYATVGPAACFAINAGSYSFAIVALCLMSSKSFEHRRVRRSRGVEGSVRSLLAEKNLRRLFAANIAVTVLAMNFMVVVTAMVTLTLGGGPAQLGAAHALNAVGAVIGGLVISMAPSTRLRTTAIATAVLGIALGCAAASPNIIFYLAVSPLIGVGLGAFQSSLNSTVQTIGPPHLLGRSAALLTMTSVGVAPIGAVVAGTIVDGASARLAMVLGTLTCLVCGAVLDRGARPPRSRTPTAAEPHAARAD, from the coding sequence ATGCCCTCCCTTTTCCCGCGGCCGCTGCGCAGACGTAATTTCGTCCTCTACTTCACCGGTCAGATCACCTCCAACACCGGCGTGTGGTTCCAGAACCTGGCGCTGAGCCTGTGGATCGTCGAGACGACCGAAAGCGCTCGGGCACTGTCGCTGGTGACCGTCTGTCAGTTCGCGCCGATCCTGCTGTTGTCCGGGCCGGCCGGTGCGGTCGCCGACCGGTTCCGGGCGCGCCCGGTCCTGCTCGCAACGGCCGCACTGTCCGCCCTGTGCGCGTCGGCGCTGGCTTTCGCGGCCGGTACCGACGGCGGACGGTTGCCTGTACTGCTCGGGATCGTCGCGGTCGGCGGGGTCGTCCAGGCCTTCGAACGTACAGTCGGCCAGGCGTTCCTGTTCGAGCTCGTCGGCGCGCAGGAACTCGGCGCGGCGGTATCCCTGAACACCGTGGCGATGTCGGCGGCCCGCTCGATCGGCCCCGGTCTGGCGGGGATCGCCTATGCGACAGTCGGTCCGGCGGCATGCTTCGCGATCAATGCCGGCAGCTACAGCTTCGCGATCGTCGCCCTGTGCCTGATGAGCTCGAAATCTTTCGAACACCGGCGCGTTCGCCGTAGCAGGGGCGTGGAGGGTTCCGTGCGATCGCTTCTCGCCGAGAAGAATCTGCGTCGACTGTTCGCGGCCAATATCGCGGTGACGGTGCTGGCGATGAACTTCATGGTGGTCGTGACGGCCATGGTGACGTTGACCCTCGGCGGCGGCCCCGCGCAGCTCGGCGCCGCGCACGCCCTCAACGCCGTCGGGGCTGTGATAGGGGGCCTGGTGATCTCGATGGCGCCCAGCACGCGCCTGCGGACCACCGCGATCGCCACCGCGGTGCTCGGCATTGCCCTGGGGTGCGCCGCGGCGTCCCCGAATATTATTTTCTACCTGGCTGTTTCCCCGCTGATCGGGGTGGGGCTGGGCGCGTTCCAGAGTTCGCTGAACAGCACGGTCCAGACGATCGGTCCGCCGCACTTGCTCGGCCGGTCCGCGGCTCTGCTGACGATGACCAGCGTCGGCGTCGCGCCGATCGGCGCGGTCGTCGCGGGGACGATCGTCGACGGCGCGTCCGCTCGTCTCGCCATGGTCCTGGGGACGCTGACCTGCCTGGTGTGCGGCGCGGTGCTCGACCGTGGTGCGCGCCCGCCTCGTTCGCGCACCCCCACGGCGGCGGAACCGCATGCAGCCCGGGCCGACTGA
- a CDS encoding cytochrome P450 codes for MKHPRFDVDLAAVDARRAEHDFDPVRPGETFTSAHEEFHELRQKCPIARSQEYGGFWALLGYDEVLAAITDIEHFTTSRQNAIPKFAFTGVRPPLHLDPPDHMAYRRVINSFFTPPKMRAIAPKVRAASVELLDPLIDRGWADVCREYAHKFPAHVFAHFFNLSVETSQLIKEVSGAYVDAIQVLDHEVVIRLSKRLYEIAQSVIDDRRAHPRDPADDLTAALLDAVYEGEPLPEAMVLGCVRQLIVTGMVAPSVFIGNMFVHLSKDPDLQSRLRAEPVLIPAAVEEFLRLYSPYRGMARTAREDVVLGGQLIRKDDPVALLYTSANRDERIFPDGETFILDRPNIGRHISFGRGTHSCPGAPLARFMMRVTLEEALARSKSFTLAGSPEMAIWAEWGTRSVPLDFVRA; via the coding sequence ATGAAGCATCCTCGGTTCGATGTCGACCTCGCGGCGGTCGACGCCCGCCGGGCCGAGCACGATTTCGATCCGGTGCGCCCGGGCGAGACCTTCACCAGCGCGCACGAGGAGTTCCACGAGTTACGGCAGAAATGCCCGATCGCGCGCAGTCAGGAGTACGGCGGGTTCTGGGCGCTGCTCGGCTACGACGAGGTCCTGGCAGCCATCACCGATATCGAGCACTTCACGACCTCCCGCCAGAACGCGATTCCCAAATTCGCGTTCACCGGCGTCCGGCCGCCGCTGCATCTCGATCCACCCGACCATATGGCGTATCGCCGGGTCATCAACAGCTTCTTCACCCCGCCGAAGATGCGCGCGATCGCGCCGAAGGTCCGCGCCGCATCGGTCGAACTCCTCGACCCGCTCATCGACCGCGGCTGGGCCGATGTGTGCCGGGAATACGCCCACAAGTTCCCGGCGCACGTGTTCGCTCACTTCTTCAACCTCTCGGTCGAGACCTCCCAACTGATCAAGGAGGTCAGCGGGGCCTACGTCGACGCCATTCAGGTTCTCGACCACGAGGTGGTCATCAGGTTGAGCAAACGGTTGTACGAGATCGCGCAGTCGGTGATCGACGACCGCAGGGCTCATCCGCGCGACCCCGCCGACGACCTCACCGCGGCCCTGCTCGACGCCGTGTACGAGGGTGAACCGCTGCCGGAGGCCATGGTCCTGGGCTGCGTCCGGCAACTCATCGTCACCGGTATGGTCGCGCCGAGTGTGTTCATCGGCAATATGTTCGTCCACCTCAGCAAGGACCCGGATCTGCAGTCCCGGCTGCGGGCCGAGCCGGTGCTCATCCCGGCTGCCGTCGAAGAGTTCTTGCGGCTCTACTCGCCGTACCGTGGGATGGCACGCACCGCACGCGAAGACGTCGTGCTCGGCGGTCAGCTCATTCGCAAGGACGACCCCGTCGCTCTGCTCTACACCTCGGCCAACCGTGACGAACGTATTTTCCCGGACGGTGAGACCTTCATCCTCGATCGGCCCAATATCGGCCGCCACATCTCGTTCGGACGGGGGACGCACAGTTGTCCGGGCGCCCCGCTGGCCCGTTTCATGATGCGAGTGACGCTCGAGGAGGCGCTGGCCCGCAGCAAGTCCTTCACGCTGGCGGGCTCGCCCGAGATGGCGATCTGGGCAGAGTGGGGAACTCGCTCGGTGCCGCTGGATTTCGTTCGCGCCTGA
- a CDS encoding CaiB/BaiF CoA transferase family protein has protein sequence MMSQRPLDGKVVLDLTTALAGPYATLLLAGLGARVIKIENPERGGDAARNNSPYVTRDGLSVHRTSAEDMSVSMLSRGRNKESITLDLKDPRGKQVFLDLAAAADIVVENYSAGVTQRLGIDHAAVAAVNPRLVYTSISGFGAQGGPGTGKAMDTIIQALSGVMMTAGSPGDPPVRFGLPVGDLVAPLFAVIGTLSAVLQAESTGRGQHVDVSMLGALTSMVAAEPFDAFEMIGLPTRTGALVPRLAPFGTFEAEDGYFAICAPTDGFAHGVLTAIGRPDLVADPRFAQRDGRVHNAAELHAMIGRWAADKPLAKVIADLEGHGAPCAEVRAPRDAVRDPLVVGRGDVVPLAHPTYGTVVELFGSGLPITMSDSDTSLDRPAPALGEHTARVLTDLLGYDEDRIAGLVESHVL, from the coding sequence ATGATGTCCCAGCGACCACTCGACGGAAAGGTCGTGCTCGACCTGACCACCGCTCTCGCCGGTCCCTATGCGACGCTGCTGCTCGCCGGGCTCGGTGCGCGGGTGATCAAGATCGAGAATCCGGAGCGCGGCGGCGACGCCGCCCGGAACAATTCGCCCTATGTCACCCGCGACGGTCTGTCCGTGCACCGCACCAGCGCCGAAGATATGTCGGTATCGATGCTCTCGCGGGGCAGGAACAAGGAATCGATCACGCTCGATTTGAAAGACCCGCGCGGCAAGCAGGTCTTCCTGGACCTCGCCGCCGCGGCCGATATCGTGGTCGAGAACTACAGCGCGGGAGTCACCCAGCGGCTCGGCATCGATCACGCCGCGGTCGCCGCGGTCAATCCACGGCTCGTCTACACCTCGATCAGTGGCTTCGGCGCCCAGGGCGGCCCCGGTACGGGCAAGGCCATGGACACCATCATCCAGGCGCTGAGCGGTGTCATGATGACGGCCGGTAGCCCGGGAGATCCTCCTGTCCGGTTCGGGTTGCCGGTCGGCGACCTGGTCGCTCCGCTGTTCGCCGTTATCGGCACCCTCTCGGCGGTCCTGCAAGCCGAGAGCACCGGCCGTGGTCAGCACGTCGATGTGTCCATGCTCGGCGCGCTGACCTCGATGGTCGCCGCCGAGCCGTTCGACGCCTTCGAGATGATCGGACTGCCCACCCGCACCGGCGCACTGGTGCCCCGGTTGGCCCCCTTCGGCACCTTCGAGGCCGAAGACGGGTATTTCGCGATCTGCGCGCCGACCGACGGATTCGCCCACGGCGTCCTGACCGCGATCGGCCGGCCCGATCTCGTCGCCGACCCCAGGTTCGCCCAGCGGGACGGGCGTGTCCACAACGCCGCCGAACTGCACGCGATGATCGGCCGGTGGGCCGCGGACAAACCGCTCGCGAAGGTGATCGCCGACCTCGAAGGCCACGGCGCGCCCTGCGCCGAAGTCCGCGCGCCCCGCGACGCCGTGCGTGACCCGCTGGTGGTGGGCCGCGGCGATGTCGTTCCGCTCGCGCACCCCACGTACGGCACGGTGGTCGAGTTGTTCGGTAGCGGTCTGCCCATCACCATGTCCGACAGCGATACGAGTCTCGACCGCCCGGCCCCCGCTCTCGGTGAGCACACCGCACGGGTGCTCACCGACCTGCTCGGTTACGACGAGGACCGCATCGCCGGGTTGGTCGAGAGCCACGTGCTGTGA
- a CDS encoding 2-hydroxyacyl-CoA dehydratase family protein yields the protein MEQAVSERVRQRYASRLESQRTTSDGPVIGVVGGDVPLEIIESCGARAYRLSAVDRPADATAVGLLGGAVDAAAHSILEQILAGDFDFLRGLVISRDSQASLRLFYVLRALAAQGRDLPPIHLVDIQHLRRDSTERYNRSRLAKFGATVAQWTGRPYTIESLRTAGAARTLLAHSLRQLRERRCAADPTVSGATALRLYALSQTAPPEEAVALIDSVLADPEPMTNRLRVFLTGSTHDHDGDYVALESMGCQVVGEDHSWGDPFVDFWTELEDIPDLDAAHAAIASHRLYAGAMAQTSGLSERARYTAACARRARADVVLSLVRRNDPAPGWDYPALVRELDGRVRTEKLTGATYTWPRAELAAVLARPAAEENETATR from the coding sequence ATGGAACAGGCTGTCTCCGAACGGGTGCGGCAGCGCTACGCGAGCCGACTCGAATCGCAACGCACGACCTCCGACGGTCCGGTGATCGGCGTTGTCGGTGGGGACGTTCCGCTCGAGATCATCGAATCCTGCGGAGCGCGCGCCTATCGGCTCTCGGCCGTCGACCGGCCCGCCGACGCTACGGCGGTGGGTCTGCTCGGCGGTGCGGTCGACGCCGCGGCGCATTCGATCCTCGAGCAGATTCTCGCCGGAGACTTCGATTTCCTCCGCGGACTGGTGATATCCCGCGACAGCCAGGCTTCGCTGCGACTGTTCTATGTCCTGCGTGCGCTGGCGGCGCAGGGCCGCGATCTACCGCCGATCCATCTGGTGGATATCCAGCACCTCCGGCGGGACTCGACCGAGCGATACAACAGGAGCCGGCTGGCGAAATTCGGCGCGACTGTCGCGCAGTGGACCGGCCGCCCCTACACAATCGAGAGTCTGCGCACCGCGGGTGCGGCGCGGACACTGCTCGCGCATTCGCTACGGCAGCTTCGTGAGCGGCGGTGCGCGGCGGATCCGACGGTCTCGGGCGCGACAGCCCTGCGACTGTACGCGTTGAGTCAGACCGCGCCGCCCGAAGAGGCGGTGGCGCTGATCGATTCGGTGCTGGCCGATCCCGAGCCGATGACGAACCGGCTGCGAGTGTTCCTGACCGGAAGCACCCACGACCACGACGGGGACTACGTCGCCCTCGAGTCGATGGGTTGCCAGGTGGTGGGGGAGGACCACAGCTGGGGAGATCCGTTCGTGGACTTCTGGACCGAGCTCGAGGACATCCCCGACCTCGATGCCGCGCACGCCGCGATCGCGTCACATCGCCTGTACGCCGGGGCGATGGCCCAGACTTCGGGACTGAGCGAGCGTGCGCGCTACACCGCGGCGTGCGCGCGGCGTGCCCGCGCCGATGTGGTGCTGTCGCTCGTCCGCCGCAACGACCCCGCCCCGGGTTGGGACTATCCGGCGCTGGTCCGGGAACTGGACGGCCGGGTGCGGACCGAGAAACTGACCGGGGCGACCTACACCTGGCCGCGCGCGGAACTGGCCGCCGTCCTCGCGCGGCCGGCCGCCGAAGAGAATGAGACAGCGACACGATGA
- a CDS encoding CapA family protein, with amino-acid sequence MKQICTIAAVGDLVLDEPRPEFYFAPSAHLFHAADVAVGHIEVPHSTSTVQASTDVPAPPADPAALAEVAAAGFDIVTLAGNHFYDVGTEGVRDTIAHSRAAGLATAGGGANLADAREPAVLDAAGLRVGVLSYNCVGPRESWAASQKAGAAYVKVLTHYELDSATPGGPPTVYTFAAPDSLARMTEDIRALRDRVDVVAVALHKGIGHTPALLADYESPVSRAAIDAGADMVIGHHAHIMRGIEIYHGKPIFHGLGNFVTVTHALSPTGGDSAERRAWADRRQRMFGFVPDPAMPSYPFHPESRNTAVAICTFDEDGLNTAGFVPCWIDDDARPIPLTADDPRAAGVVAYIEKISRAAGFDTEFRWQGDIVAVTAPAAQQRIR; translated from the coding sequence GTGAAACAGATCTGCACGATCGCCGCCGTCGGCGACCTGGTCCTCGACGAACCGCGGCCCGAGTTCTACTTCGCGCCGAGCGCGCATCTCTTCCACGCGGCCGATGTCGCGGTAGGGCATATCGAGGTTCCGCATTCGACCAGCACCGTCCAGGCGAGCACCGATGTGCCCGCACCGCCCGCCGACCCGGCGGCACTGGCGGAAGTCGCGGCCGCCGGCTTCGACATTGTCACCCTGGCCGGCAATCATTTCTACGACGTCGGGACCGAGGGCGTCCGCGATACCATCGCGCATTCGCGGGCGGCGGGGCTGGCGACCGCAGGCGGCGGGGCGAATCTCGCCGACGCCCGCGAGCCCGCCGTACTCGACGCGGCCGGCCTTCGCGTCGGCGTACTCAGCTACAACTGTGTCGGACCGCGCGAGTCCTGGGCGGCATCGCAGAAGGCCGGAGCCGCATATGTGAAGGTGCTGACCCACTACGAACTCGACAGTGCCACGCCCGGCGGCCCACCCACCGTCTACACCTTCGCCGCGCCGGACAGCCTCGCCCGCATGACAGAAGACATCCGCGCGCTGCGTGATCGGGTCGATGTCGTAGCGGTCGCCCTGCACAAGGGAATCGGGCACACTCCAGCCCTGCTGGCCGACTACGAATCGCCGGTCTCCCGGGCCGCGATCGACGCGGGCGCCGATATGGTGATCGGGCATCACGCGCACATCATGCGTGGCATCGAGATCTACCACGGCAAGCCGATCTTCCACGGGCTGGGCAATTTCGTCACCGTCACCCACGCGCTGAGCCCGACCGGCGGCGATTCCGCCGAGCGCCGCGCATGGGCCGATCGCCGGCAGCGGATGTTCGGTTTCGTCCCGGATCCGGCCATGCCGTCCTACCCGTTCCACCCCGAAAGCCGCAACACCGCGGTCGCGATATGCACATTCGATGAGGATGGCCTGAACACGGCCGGTTTCGTCCCCTGCTGGATCGACGACGACGCGCGCCCGATACCGCTCACCGCCGATGACCCGCGGGCCGCGGGGGTGGTGGCCTATATCGAGAAGATCTCGCGGGCCGCCGGTTTCGACACCGAGTTCCGGTGGCAGGGCGACATCGTCGCCGTCACGGCTCCCGCAGCACAGCAAAGGATTCGATGA
- a CDS encoding amino acid ABC transporter ATP-binding protein has translation MNDRPKTVVRVSKLRKTFHGTTALDGVDLDVAEGQVVVILGPSGSGKSTLVRCIHQLEEIDGGAVHLDDELLGFAHRHGALRPLTDEQVARQRRRMGMVFQQFNLFPHWTVLRNITEAAVAVHGMSRDAARAHAESLLEKVGLPDKAQAYPRQLSGGQQQRVAIARAVATRPRVLLFDEPTSALDPELVDEVLAVIKDLARTGLTMIVVTHEMEFARQVADWCVFMDRGRIVEQNTAAEFFERPQTERLQKFLTRFTQSQQALRDRELVEETS, from the coding sequence ATGAACGACCGGCCGAAGACCGTGGTGCGGGTATCGAAGCTGCGGAAGACCTTTCATGGAACCACCGCCCTCGACGGAGTGGACCTGGATGTCGCCGAGGGCCAGGTGGTGGTGATCCTGGGGCCGTCCGGCTCCGGGAAGTCGACACTCGTCCGCTGCATCCACCAGTTGGAGGAGATCGACGGCGGTGCCGTTCATCTCGACGACGAACTGCTGGGATTCGCCCACCGGCACGGCGCTCTGCGCCCGCTGACCGATGAACAAGTGGCCCGCCAGCGGCGGCGGATGGGGATGGTCTTCCAGCAGTTCAACCTCTTTCCGCATTGGACCGTGTTGCGCAATATCACCGAGGCCGCGGTCGCCGTTCACGGAATGTCACGTGACGCTGCTCGGGCGCATGCTGAATCGCTGCTGGAAAAGGTAGGACTGCCCGATAAGGCGCAGGCATACCCACGACAGCTCTCCGGTGGGCAACAACAGCGGGTGGCCATCGCACGCGCCGTCGCCACCCGGCCCCGCGTGCTGCTGTTCGACGAACCGACCAGCGCGCTCGACCCCGAACTGGTCGACGAGGTGCTGGCGGTGATCAAGGATCTCGCCCGGACCGGTCTGACGATGATCGTGGTCACCCACGAGATGGAATTCGCCCGGCAGGTCGCCGACTGGTGCGTCTTCATGGACCGGGGCAGGATCGTCGAGCAGAACACCGCCGCCGAATTCTTCGAACGGCCGCAGACCGAGCGGCTGCAGAAGTTCCTCACCCGATTCACCCAGTCGCAGCAGGCGCTGCGCGACCGTGAACTCGTGGAGGAGACATCGTGA